A window of Sutcliffiella cohnii contains these coding sequences:
- a CDS encoding carboxypeptidase regulatory-like domain-containing protein, translated as MYKRKRLSKMLTKFFIMLLLVSSFLPHVAFANENENKVIDLQVKDEQFEKEREAEFYEQEVASTALEEGEFEHLLSAIGWDVPEINVEVDTQDKIEQAVYEALEEEKEVDVIVRLKGQADYNKIYADTKGKGKSTKAKEVVTSLQQNAKTSQQGIEKAIVSLEIKGKAKKKDTLWIINGITLTVSKDGLEELKNHKEIERITLDKEVPLPEITVEQSKPRLPEWGLEKIFAPKVWGDYGLKGEGIVVGIMDTGVDGNHEALRHNYRGRDGNHQYSWIDLSGNNYATPADGHGHGTHVAGTAVGGGEGEPIGVAPEAEWIAAKIFNDGGSTTLSAIHQAFEWFMAPGGDPSKAPHVVNNSWGNANAYNTEFYEDVQAWVAAGIFPLFSAGNEGPGSQTVGSPGSFPESFAIGATDVNDQIASFSSRGPVYWTDEDGNQQRIIKPDVSAPGHQIYSAWPSVRGAGEYHTISGTSMAAPHVSGAIALIYQANPQLTIEEVKDILKRTARVESFMGNTPNDVYGHGIINVYQAVTEAAFAGNISGTIQSEESIEVPIKISIPTQNMEVTSNDGTFQFSVREGTHRVLVSAFGYDLLQTEVTVKKGETTEVQWVLQPSERYTVTGTVRETTSNEPVRFAYIRMKGTPLAAVRTNESGAFSVSNIPIGNYELIITGEGIKGHTEQVEITNNVELDLYVDEHNLSSNSNWSTANYSYERNAVSPNAIDIDGMQKQWTYSTSSKGQILFSTPAVTENTVVFTTDRGWITALNRSTGEEIWSVRLGATNRSTPTIADGKVFVSGGQDGTMYSLDLKTGRTIWSKSIGQPAVYESAIYKDGVLYIGSGLNDNPSFYALNADNGETLWRKELGGASYFGGTLGEGLIFIGTYDNRTLRALRVEDGSEAWSITLSNEGFASRPVYQEGTLYVTSANFSNGSGTLHALNAVNGEHVWQVGGIGDTQAGSPIVYEEFVIVNSSTQPIVRAFHRENGTELWSNRFVGFGVHNGSVSANGILFFAGTSGTLYALDVYSGSILKEMSLQDYSTSGIPIVPGNVIVPHRSGIDSYVSNGTIEGTITDSDGNGTEAIIAIAETNYRTQSSNEGAFSLQHEPGTYTLKVSSYGKKQIEDEVMIVSGYKETLNYELEDAEIGALQISVQDKRTGNRLPNVDIVIQDTGLQGVSNEQGELHVEEIFEGTYNVEFLLNGYEKVLLPVTVAPNELAVMTVELSPFDIAVLNDFQGEVTALLNMNGFLAEEREWDIINDIYRYDVVYLNGAYGSGGWKPDETLFNQLIDVAKEHDVSLIFADAWGSNYGSIRQLTEYTQDPKEIAHYYGSGQVRLQADEEHPILEGMNKGERVTLYTRTGDFAWFNRYSGRHLASIGSTTQGMVGTGVAYKAVSENSAHLLLGSHAASPWVSPLQGWLADMQSILFNGVRYLQEATFGEVSGSIVDFEGNPVEAEVIIVETNQQEKSDVEGEFQFYHDVGTFVLEIRSPGFATQREQVTIINGEPVELTIVLHHSNGDRLSGNVTDSITQLGIANAEVKLIQNEEIIVEQETTSNGRFEFTSLQYGQYKLRIEKEGYIFHSENIEVGRVQDELEIGLYPTPKVAVLGDYFSQNRNFQYTMSQAGIPVTPLSVQNVAEEVGNYDVIFINDISGSSFNKSIFENMMEKADEAKTSVILGDVYSSGSGINHLVNYREDPQVRRNVADTTKAANYVLLEEHPIFKGIEVGEQVELLLPSGSRISYFDDYSGYPIAEITHEGNADSHGLGVAYKPRTDNSVELLMSGHGFGLYHHFEHYTEEGLRLLTNAVVWAAYTQFNVISGVITDEEANPLYASVEVDGVPFDTATDPSTGEFSIAIKDGDYDVTITSFGYDRKIEQIRLDNNFEPLEIEMVVSENVGSIVGTIEDEKDGSALEGVEVNIVGIPRESVTNSQGNFSISRLEPGDYILKMVKDGYVHKEMEVTIEESEQLNLSIELKPSPTIGVIVDATASSAVSMEDYLEGKGYNVVNMFYTDLELLQEIDLVIANSDYNNSLIPTKDEFSAFQLALNETNTSVIWTGQHGGRGAIRYLYEYENNPPVEIRGSKAGMKGAVLENHPILEGVPTEFSMLAGSNYYYAFDGYDGTVIADVIHDTDGRVGSAIAYKGRTSESVEILLANFTFSSNFHPGNRQHFDENRETIFLNAINWALENEEALVGELYGSVKNQQERNVKATITVLETGKIVETDVEGNFYLGLPSGQYTLKVEAFGHVTDQFEVELENGETINRTFQLSTDRAGLVKGTVLHGQDETPIEGATITIMGTPITTMTDENGEYEVDVPVGTYSVRASAPGHTSVVQANVVVEENESIVVPFLLQTSEKVAIVATSTYGDRIQQFLSDRGYDSEVIVNSNLSPLMDNLSEYAVIIFNDKHSNMSQAQFNEFLQATSENDVSIIFSSQFSGGTIRDLSDAVGNPANVSWAFVPSHVNVKVLHEHPIFAGFTEDEIQILNNGTSSQQYAVYSGYSGTTIGSISHDERGVLGEGIGFEFASANSVHILLSGMRVGSYGQPETRWTEEGKQLYTNAIDWAISASLGEIVGTVTTEDGEPISNATIVIEALGYETKTNAQGQYRLGVGSGTYEVKALARGYEEKTETVVVENLGESVEANFTLTKLDGMTITGTVINNRTEESITEAKVTLTEVSSSILLEELTTNEDGYFEFADLLEGEYEITAHMDGYISVSTVVVVEEEDITITLAMNAIEVAVIGDWNNNLVNFLNSEEVYAEGQDWNVSDNLGNYELVIVNSNKGTKEELERLIDAAAVHEVSIVFVGSWAGEGSISLLEKAFSTPILDKHGYNEGAVLLKLNEQHPIFEGLTDDDGYIEIHANQSPYATYQDLPGKVISNINVDGDDKGASVAYEFKGTNHMHLYLSSFAVTNIIGPDYGWTEKGKQLFIQSLQFARDAEIEEEQPTPTIPAAPTWDESRIQTNESTVTITGKGEVGSIVHIYEEKGKKRTLLESVEVLEDGTFSYTDQYGNGNHFLYAQAENEVGLSEWSEKLQLIITGKPR; from the coding sequence GTGTACAAAAGGAAGAGATTAAGTAAAATGCTTACCAAGTTCTTTATTATGCTTTTATTGGTTAGTAGTTTTTTACCTCATGTTGCCTTTGCAAACGAAAATGAAAATAAAGTAATTGATTTGCAAGTGAAAGATGAACAATTTGAGAAAGAGAGAGAGGCTGAATTTTATGAACAAGAAGTGGCTTCTACTGCACTGGAGGAAGGGGAGTTTGAACATTTACTTTCTGCTATAGGTTGGGACGTACCTGAAATAAATGTAGAAGTAGATACACAAGACAAAATCGAACAAGCAGTTTATGAGGCGTTAGAAGAGGAAAAGGAAGTAGATGTAATAGTTCGGCTTAAAGGACAAGCAGATTATAATAAAATATATGCCGATACAAAAGGGAAAGGAAAATCTACTAAAGCAAAAGAAGTAGTAACCTCTCTCCAACAAAATGCAAAAACCTCTCAACAAGGAATAGAGAAGGCTATTGTATCATTAGAGATAAAAGGAAAAGCAAAAAAGAAAGATACACTTTGGATTATTAATGGAATAACTTTAACGGTTTCGAAAGATGGTTTAGAAGAGTTAAAGAATCATAAAGAAATAGAAAGAATTACGTTGGATAAAGAAGTTCCATTGCCTGAGATTACGGTTGAACAGTCGAAGCCGCGCTTACCAGAATGGGGGTTAGAGAAAATCTTCGCTCCAAAAGTATGGGGGGATTATGGCTTAAAAGGTGAAGGAATAGTCGTAGGGATAATGGATACTGGTGTGGATGGAAACCATGAAGCACTGAGACATAATTATCGTGGTAGAGATGGAAATCATCAATATTCTTGGATAGATCTCTCAGGTAACAATTATGCCACACCAGCGGATGGTCACGGGCACGGGACTCACGTTGCTGGAACAGCTGTAGGTGGTGGCGAAGGAGAGCCAATAGGGGTTGCTCCTGAAGCTGAATGGATAGCTGCTAAAATTTTCAATGATGGTGGTTCTACGACGTTATCTGCAATACACCAAGCTTTTGAGTGGTTTATGGCTCCGGGTGGAGACCCATCAAAGGCTCCGCATGTTGTTAACAATTCTTGGGGCAATGCAAATGCGTATAATACTGAATTTTATGAAGATGTTCAAGCGTGGGTTGCAGCTGGTATTTTTCCACTCTTTTCAGCAGGTAATGAAGGACCTGGTTCCCAAACGGTCGGGTCACCAGGTAGTTTTCCAGAAAGCTTTGCAATAGGGGCAACGGATGTAAATGATCAAATTGCTTCATTTAGTAGCCGCGGTCCTGTTTATTGGACAGATGAAGACGGAAATCAACAACGAATCATTAAGCCAGATGTGTCTGCTCCTGGTCATCAAATTTATTCAGCTTGGCCTTCTGTAAGAGGAGCTGGAGAATACCATACTATTAGTGGTACATCGATGGCTGCACCACATGTTTCTGGTGCGATAGCATTAATTTACCAAGCAAACCCACAATTAACGATTGAGGAAGTTAAGGATATATTAAAAAGAACAGCTAGAGTCGAGTCTTTCATGGGGAATACTCCTAATGATGTTTACGGACATGGGATTATTAATGTTTACCAAGCTGTAACGGAAGCAGCATTTGCAGGGAATATTAGTGGGACAATTCAATCTGAAGAATCTATTGAGGTACCAATTAAAATTAGTATTCCAACACAAAATATGGAAGTGACATCTAACGACGGAACTTTTCAATTTTCTGTAAGAGAAGGAACACATAGAGTACTAGTTTCTGCCTTTGGTTATGACTTGTTACAGACAGAAGTGACAGTGAAAAAAGGGGAAACAACAGAAGTGCAATGGGTGTTACAACCTTCGGAGAGATATACGGTTACAGGTACTGTAAGAGAGACTACGTCAAATGAACCGGTACGATTTGCATATATTCGAATGAAAGGGACGCCTTTAGCGGCAGTACGAACGAATGAAAGTGGAGCTTTTTCTGTTTCAAATATTCCGATAGGTAACTACGAATTAATTATTACAGGGGAAGGAATTAAAGGACATACGGAACAAGTTGAGATAACTAACAATGTAGAACTTGATTTGTACGTAGACGAGCATAACCTATCATCCAATAGCAATTGGTCAACAGCGAATTATAGTTATGAAAGAAATGCGGTATCACCAAATGCGATTGATATTGACGGAATGCAAAAACAGTGGACATATTCAACAAGCTCAAAAGGTCAAATTTTGTTTTCTACTCCTGCGGTAACAGAAAATACGGTTGTATTTACTACGGATCGTGGATGGATTACAGCGTTAAATCGGTCGACTGGTGAAGAAATTTGGAGTGTTCGACTCGGTGCTACAAATCGCTCTACCCCGACTATTGCGGACGGGAAAGTATTTGTATCAGGTGGACAAGATGGAACGATGTATTCATTAGACTTAAAAACTGGTAGAACGATATGGAGTAAGTCTATTGGACAACCGGCTGTATATGAATCTGCCATTTATAAGGATGGAGTTTTATACATTGGGTCTGGTTTAAATGATAATCCATCTTTTTACGCACTAAATGCTGACAATGGTGAAACCCTTTGGAGAAAAGAACTTGGTGGAGCCTCCTATTTTGGTGGAACATTAGGTGAAGGGCTAATTTTTATAGGTACGTATGACAACCGGACGTTACGTGCTTTACGTGTGGAAGATGGATCTGAAGCATGGTCTATTACACTATCGAACGAAGGGTTTGCTTCTCGTCCGGTATATCAGGAAGGGACGCTTTACGTGACAAGTGCGAACTTTAGCAATGGTAGTGGTACATTGCACGCGTTAAACGCAGTGAATGGGGAACATGTATGGCAAGTTGGCGGCATAGGAGATACTCAAGCAGGTTCTCCGATCGTATATGAAGAATTTGTAATCGTTAATTCCTCGACTCAACCTATTGTACGGGCTTTCCATCGTGAAAATGGTACCGAACTTTGGAGTAATCGATTCGTAGGTTTCGGTGTACACAACGGATCTGTAAGTGCAAATGGAATCCTATTTTTTGCAGGGACTAGCGGTACGCTTTACGCGCTAGACGTATATAGCGGTTCTATTCTTAAAGAAATGTCGCTACAAGATTATAGTACTTCTGGCATACCTATTGTACCTGGAAATGTAATCGTACCACATCGTAGTGGGATAGATAGTTATGTTTCTAACGGGACGATAGAAGGTACTATCACGGATTCGGACGGAAATGGTACAGAAGCGATTATTGCAATTGCGGAAACAAATTACCGAACACAATCATCTAATGAAGGTGCATTTTCGTTACAGCATGAACCAGGAACATACACATTAAAGGTTTCATCGTATGGGAAGAAACAAATAGAAGATGAAGTGATGATCGTTTCTGGTTACAAAGAAACGCTGAATTATGAATTAGAGGATGCAGAAATAGGAGCATTGCAAATTTCTGTACAAGATAAACGAACAGGTAATCGTTTACCTAATGTTGATATTGTCATTCAAGATACAGGTTTACAAGGAGTCTCTAATGAACAAGGTGAGCTCCATGTGGAAGAAATTTTTGAAGGAACATATAATGTTGAATTTTTATTAAACGGTTACGAGAAAGTGCTACTACCAGTAACTGTTGCTCCTAATGAATTAGCAGTGATGACAGTGGAACTTTCACCTTTTGACATTGCTGTGTTGAATGACTTTCAAGGTGAAGTAACTGCATTATTAAATATGAATGGATTCCTAGCAGAAGAACGCGAGTGGGATATTATTAATGATATTTACCGTTATGATGTTGTTTATTTAAATGGCGCCTACGGTTCTGGTGGTTGGAAACCTGATGAAACGTTATTTAATCAATTAATTGATGTAGCAAAAGAGCATGATGTTAGCTTAATTTTTGCGGACGCGTGGGGATCTAATTATGGTTCTATTCGTCAATTAACTGAATACACACAAGATCCAAAAGAAATTGCGCATTATTATGGGTCTGGGCAAGTTAGGTTGCAAGCTGATGAAGAGCATCCAATTCTAGAAGGCATGAATAAAGGAGAGCGAGTTACACTTTATACGAGAACAGGTGACTTTGCATGGTTTAACCGTTATTCAGGTCGACATCTCGCTTCCATTGGAAGTACAACACAAGGAATGGTAGGTACTGGGGTAGCTTATAAGGCAGTTTCAGAAAACAGTGCTCATTTATTATTAGGAAGTCATGCCGCTTCACCGTGGGTATCGCCCCTCCAAGGCTGGTTAGCTGACATGCAATCGATTCTTTTTAACGGTGTCCGTTATTTACAAGAAGCTACCTTTGGTGAAGTTAGTGGTTCGATTGTAGATTTTGAAGGTAACCCAGTAGAAGCGGAAGTTATAATAGTGGAAACAAACCAACAAGAAAAGTCAGATGTAGAAGGTGAATTTCAATTTTATCATGACGTAGGAACCTTTGTGTTAGAAATAAGATCTCCAGGATTTGCAACGCAACGAGAACAAGTAACAATAATAAATGGTGAACCGGTTGAGCTTACGATTGTATTACACCACTCAAATGGAGATCGGTTATCTGGTAATGTAACCGATAGTATTACACAACTAGGAATAGCAAATGCGGAAGTAAAGTTAATTCAAAATGAAGAAATTATTGTTGAGCAGGAAACAACTTCTAACGGAAGATTTGAGTTTACGAGTCTACAGTATGGACAATATAAACTCAGAATTGAAAAGGAAGGATACATTTTTCACTCAGAAAATATCGAAGTAGGTAGAGTACAAGATGAATTGGAAATAGGTCTATATCCAACGCCAAAAGTAGCGGTATTAGGGGACTATTTCAGTCAAAATCGAAATTTCCAATATACAATGAGTCAAGCAGGAATTCCTGTCACACCATTATCCGTTCAAAATGTAGCCGAAGAAGTCGGTAATTACGATGTTATTTTTATTAATGACATTTCGGGTAGTAGTTTTAACAAATCAATATTTGAAAATATGATGGAGAAAGCAGACGAAGCGAAAACGAGTGTTATACTTGGTGACGTATATTCTTCAGGTTCGGGTATAAATCATTTAGTCAATTACAGAGAGGATCCACAAGTTAGAAGAAATGTAGCAGATACGACAAAAGCGGCAAATTATGTTCTTTTAGAAGAACATCCTATATTTAAAGGAATAGAAGTCGGGGAACAAGTAGAGTTATTGTTGCCAAGTGGTAGCCGAATTAGTTACTTTGATGATTATAGTGGTTATCCGATAGCGGAGATTACACATGAAGGAAATGCAGATTCACATGGTTTAGGAGTTGCATATAAGCCTAGAACGGATAATAGTGTAGAACTACTTATGAGTGGTCACGGATTTGGTTTGTACCATCATTTTGAACACTATACGGAAGAAGGGCTTCGACTGCTAACGAATGCAGTTGTATGGGCTGCTTATACACAGTTTAATGTGATTTCTGGTGTAATTACAGATGAAGAAGCTAATCCCCTTTATGCGAGTGTAGAAGTGGACGGAGTACCATTTGATACCGCTACAGACCCTTCAACAGGAGAATTTTCTATCGCTATAAAAGATGGTGATTATGACGTTACAATTACCTCTTTTGGATATGATAGAAAGATAGAACAAATCCGTCTAGATAATAACTTTGAACCACTGGAAATTGAAATGGTTGTTTCTGAAAATGTTGGTTCCATCGTTGGTACGATAGAGGATGAAAAAGACGGATCAGCACTAGAAGGCGTAGAAGTAAATATCGTAGGAATACCAAGAGAGAGTGTAACGAACAGTCAAGGGAACTTTTCTATTTCTAGATTAGAGCCTGGAGATTATATATTGAAAATGGTTAAGGACGGCTATGTTCATAAAGAAATGGAAGTTACAATCGAAGAGTCCGAACAATTAAATTTATCGATTGAATTAAAACCTTCTCCAACAATTGGGGTAATTGTAGACGCTACAGCTTCTAGTGCTGTATCGATGGAAGATTATTTAGAAGGAAAAGGTTATAACGTAGTAAACATGTTCTATACGGATTTAGAACTATTACAAGAGATAGATTTAGTTATAGCGAACTCTGATTATAATAATAGCTTAATTCCAACTAAAGATGAATTTTCAGCCTTCCAACTAGCTTTAAATGAAACGAATACGTCAGTCATTTGGACAGGACAACATGGTGGGAGAGGAGCAATTCGTTATTTATACGAATATGAGAACAATCCTCCAGTTGAGATTAGAGGAAGTAAGGCAGGAATGAAAGGGGCGGTATTGGAGAATCATCCAATATTAGAAGGTGTACCGACGGAGTTTTCAATGTTAGCTGGATCGAATTATTATTATGCGTTTGATGGATATGACGGGACGGTAATAGCTGATGTGATCCACGATACAGATGGAAGAGTAGGTAGTGCTATTGCTTATAAAGGTCGAACAAGTGAATCTGTTGAAATTTTACTTGCGAATTTCACTTTTAGCTCCAATTTCCATCCAGGTAATCGCCAACACTTTGATGAGAATCGTGAAACGATCTTCCTAAATGCTATTAATTGGGCGTTAGAAAATGAAGAAGCGCTAGTCGGAGAATTATATGGTAGCGTGAAAAATCAACAAGAACGGAATGTCAAAGCGACTATTACCGTACTAGAGACAGGTAAAATAGTAGAAACAGATGTAGAAGGCAACTTTTATTTAGGGCTACCATCTGGACAATATACGTTAAAGGTAGAAGCGTTCGGCCATGTAACAGATCAATTTGAAGTAGAATTAGAAAATGGAGAAACGATAAATAGGACATTCCAGTTATCGACAGACCGTGCTGGACTAGTGAAAGGAACTGTCTTACATGGACAAGATGAAACTCCAATTGAAGGTGCAACCATAACTATTATGGGTACTCCGATTACAACAATGACAGATGAAAACGGAGAATATGAAGTCGATGTCCCTGTTGGCACTTATTCTGTTCGTGCATCAGCTCCTGGACATACGTCTGTCGTACAAGCGAATGTTGTAGTAGAAGAAAACGAAAGCATAGTCGTTCCGTTTTTACTTCAAACTTCTGAAAAGGTTGCAATTGTCGCCACATCCACATATGGGGATCGGATACAACAATTTCTTTCAGATAGAGGCTACGATTCGGAAGTTATTGTAAATAGTAATTTATCACCATTAATGGACAATTTAAGTGAATATGCAGTCATTATATTCAACGACAAACATTCTAATATGAGTCAAGCTCAGTTTAATGAGTTTTTACAAGCAACATCAGAAAATGATGTAAGTATTATATTTAGTTCTCAATTTAGTGGAGGTACAATTCGTGATTTGTCCGATGCTGTTGGGAACCCAGCAAACGTAAGTTGGGCTTTCGTACCTAGTCATGTGAACGTGAAAGTGTTACATGAACATCCAATCTTTGCTGGCTTTACAGAAGATGAAATTCAAATTTTAAATAATGGTACTAGTAGCCAACAATATGCAGTTTATTCTGGCTATAGTGGTACAACAATTGGTTCCATCTCACATGATGAACGCGGGGTATTAGGAGAAGGAATTGGATTTGAATTCGCAAGTGCAAACTCTGTCCATATTTTACTGTCTGGAATGAGAGTTGGCTCTTACGGACAACCGGAAACGCGATGGACAGAAGAAGGAAAACAACTTTATACGAATGCAATCGATTGGGCCATTTCTGCTAGTTTAGGAGAAATAGTTGGTACTGTAACTACAGAAGATGGTGAACCAATCTCTAATGCAACAATTGTTATTGAAGCGCTTGGCTATGAAACAAAAACAAACGCGCAAGGACAGTATCGACTAGGAGTAGGCTCCGGTACGTATGAAGTAAAAGCGCTAGCAAGAGGTTATGAAGAGAAAACAGAAACAGTTGTTGTCGAAAACTTAGGAGAATCAGTAGAAGCTAATTTTACATTAACTAAACTAGATGGTATGACGATTACTGGGACAGTTATAAACAACCGTACTGAAGAGAGTATTACGGAAGCAAAAGTAACATTAACAGAAGTTTCTAGTTCGATACTTTTAGAGGAATTAACGACAAATGAAGATGGATATTTTGAATTTGCGGATCTTTTAGAAGGTGAATATGAAATAACGGCTCATATGGATGGTTATATTTCTGTTTCTACGGTAGTTGTCGTAGAAGAGGAAGACATTACTATCACTCTTGCGATGAATGCCATTGAAGTAGCGGTTATTGGTGATTGGAATAACAATCTTGTAAACTTCTTAAATAGCGAAGAAGTATACGCTGAAGGTCAAGATTGGAATGTTAGTGATAATCTTGGAAACTATGAGTTGGTTATTGTGAATTCTAATAAAGGGACGAAAGAAGAATTGGAGCGGTTAATTGATGCAGCGGCAGTCCATGAAGTAAGTATAGTTTTTGTAGGTTCTTGGGCTGGGGAAGGCTCTATCTCACTACTAGAAAAAGCTTTTTCAACGCCAATACTCGACAAGCATGGCTATAACGAAGGAGCAGTTTTGTTAAAACTTAATGAACAGCATCCAATATTTGAAGGGTTAACGGATGACGATGGCTATATAGAAATACATGCGAATCAAAGTCCGTATGCAACGTATCAGGATCTTCCTGGTAAAGTGATAAGTAATATAAATGTAGATGGTGACGATAAAGGCGCTTCTGTAGCATATGAGTTTAAAGGAACGAACCATATGCACCTGTATTTATCTTCTTTCGCCGTTACGAATATTATCGGACCTGATTATGGGTGGACAGAAAAAGGAAAACAATTATTTATACAGTCATTACAATTTGCAAGGGATGCTGAAATAGAAGAGGAGCAACCTACTCCGACAATTCCAGCAGCACCAACGTGGGATGAATCAAGAATTCAAACTAATGAATCAACGGTTACGATAACAGGTAAAGGAGAAGTTGGTTCTATCGTTCACATTTATGAAGAGAAAGGAAAGAAACGAACATTACTAGAGTCAGTGGAAGTATTAGAAGATGGTACATTTAGTTATACAGATCAGTATGGAAACGGTAACCATTTCTTATATGCACAAGCTGAAAACGAAGTAGGTTTATCTGAATGGAGTGAAAAACTTCAACTAATTATAACTGGAAAACCACGATAA
- a CDS encoding helix-turn-helix transcriptional regulator, whose translation MRNNVKVARVKAGLTQQQLADCIGITRQTVSLIEKGKYNPSLKLCLQICYAVNAKLDEIFWVDQEAFYEKDNR comes from the coding sequence ATGAGAAATAATGTAAAGGTTGCAAGAGTAAAAGCAGGTTTAACGCAACAACAATTAGCAGACTGTATTGGTATAACAAGACAAACGGTTAGTTTAATAGAAAAAGGAAAATACAACCCTTCTCTAAAGCTTTGCTTACAAATTTGTTATGCGGTCAATGCAAAGCTCGACGAAATTTTCTGGGTGGATCAGGAGGCATTTTATGAAAAAGATAACAGATGA
- the rsgA gene encoding ribosome small subunit-dependent GTPase A, with the protein MNKIDLGWNDFLQQHLIRTDNENSLVGRVMLEHKRLYRVMTEKGELLSEISGKYRFEVESREEFPTVGDWVVLTERVGEGKAIINAVLPRYSKFSRKNAGTTTEEQIVAANVDTVFLVQSLNHDLNVRRLERYLISAWESGSNPVVILTKADLCNDIGNAVAEIETVAFGVPIHVVSVKERIGLEVLQHYFQRGKTVALLGSSGAGKSTLTNYLLDEEKMVIKGIREDDDKGRHTTTYRELHVLTDGGLVLDTPGMRELQLWEVESGLQSSFQDIEELAEACKFRDCTHNGEPNCAVREAIQEGKLDLSRFQSYVKLQRELAYLERKNDKRAQSVEKDKWKKVHKTVNRSKK; encoded by the coding sequence TTGAACAAAATCGATTTAGGATGGAATGATTTTTTACAGCAACACTTAATAAGAACAGATAATGAAAATAGTTTAGTAGGACGCGTCATGTTAGAACATAAACGGTTATACAGAGTGATGACAGAAAAAGGTGAACTTCTTTCAGAGATCTCAGGTAAATATCGATTTGAAGTGGAGTCTAGGGAAGAATTCCCTACAGTTGGAGATTGGGTCGTACTGACAGAACGCGTAGGGGAAGGAAAAGCAATAATAAATGCGGTGTTACCTAGATATAGTAAGTTTTCTCGAAAAAATGCAGGCACCACTACCGAAGAACAGATTGTAGCAGCTAATGTTGATACTGTTTTCCTTGTTCAATCGTTAAATCATGACTTAAATGTGAGGCGGTTAGAACGCTATTTAATTTCAGCTTGGGAAAGTGGTTCAAACCCAGTCGTCATATTAACGAAAGCCGATCTCTGTAATGATATAGGAAATGCAGTTGCGGAAATTGAAACGGTAGCATTTGGTGTACCAATACATGTTGTTAGTGTAAAAGAAAGAATAGGTTTAGAAGTACTTCAACATTATTTCCAACGAGGAAAAACGGTCGCATTGCTTGGCTCTTCCGGGGCAGGAAAGTCAACGCTTACGAATTATTTACTAGATGAAGAAAAAATGGTCATTAAAGGGATTCGAGAAGATGATGATAAAGGTAGACATACAACTACTTATAGAGAATTACACGTGCTTACCGATGGTGGACTTGTTCTAGACACTCCTGGAATGAGAGAGCTCCAATTATGGGAAGTAGAAAGTGGATTACAAAGTAGTTTTCAAGATATAGAGGAGTTAGCAGAAGCTTGTAAATTTAGAGACTGTACGCATAATGGAGAGCCGAATTGTGCTGTGAGAGAAGCGATTCAAGAAGGAAAGTTGGACCTCTCCAGGTTTCAAAGTTACGTAAAGCTACAAAGAGAGCTTGCTTATTTAGAAAGAAAGAATGATAAACGTGCCCAAAGTGTCGAAAAGGATAAATGGAAAAAAGTCCATAAAACAGTAAACCGTTCGAAAAAATGA
- a CDS encoding alpha/beta fold hydrolase: MYYKTIKHPSSKEWIVLFHGFGGNGTIFYKQLKAYRSNYNLLLLDLPGHGKSPLPQGVDLMEYSAQKTITILEELKICSAHFIGLSLGTIVMQEVALLNPKKIKSMILGGATPKLKKWGELLCRTSMLYPVRTLLPHMVPYKIFARVLLPKSNHADSRKAFIQEAYKLSKETYIKWIIDGVYKKTAFYKLNQHENNIPKLYISGSEDHMFLQNTIDYATKESNARMEIIPNCGHVCNIEESSKFNDLSLSFMEEVNEQKHSRQVV, from the coding sequence ATGTACTACAAAACGATTAAACACCCGTCTTCGAAAGAATGGATTGTTCTATTTCACGGCTTCGGTGGAAACGGTACCATTTTCTATAAACAGTTAAAAGCATATCGCTCCAATTATAATTTACTGTTATTAGATCTTCCTGGTCATGGGAAATCACCATTACCTCAAGGTGTAGATTTAATGGAATATTCTGCTCAAAAAACAATCACTATATTAGAAGAGTTAAAGATTTGTTCCGCTCATTTTATTGGACTATCTTTAGGAACGATTGTTATGCAAGAAGTAGCATTATTGAACCCAAAAAAAATCAAATCAATGATATTAGGTGGGGCTACTCCTAAATTAAAAAAATGGGGAGAGCTGTTATGTCGAACATCTATGCTTTATCCAGTTCGAACACTATTACCTCATATGGTTCCGTATAAAATATTTGCAAGAGTATTGTTACCGAAAAGTAATCATGCAGATTCCCGTAAAGCGTTTATTCAAGAAGCGTACAAGCTTTCAAAAGAAACATATATAAAATGGATCATTGATGGGGTTTATAAAAAAACTGCATTTTATAAGTTAAATCAACATGAAAACAACATCCCAAAACTGTATATTTCAGGTTCAGAAGACCATATGTTCCTTCAAAATACAATAGATTACGCTACAAAAGAATCGAATGCACGGATGGAAATTATTCCGAATTGTGGTCATGTGTGTAATATTGAAGAAAGTAGTAAATTTAATGATCTATCACTTTCATTTATGGAAGAGGTAAATGAGCAAAAACATTCTCGTCAAGTTGTTTAA